In one Sphingomonas sp. S1-29 genomic region, the following are encoded:
- a CDS encoding DUF389 domain-containing protein, whose product MTTEAADPHPLLHWWRNHVITSVDHRSVVEKVEDEEAFDGRYAFMILMSAGIAVLGLLLSSPAVIIGAMLISPLMGPIIGLGFGVALFDAVEIRRALVAMVLGTIMAILFCAAIVSMSPLQTVTSELAARTRPNLFDLLVALFSGLAGAYAMIRGREGAIVGVAIATALMPPLATVGFGLATANWTVFFGALLLFFTNFMVIALSAAIMARLYGFGPRLSPRQTLFQTAAMLAVFAALAVPLGLTLRQIAWETNASRQARDIVSQQFGDNARVSQLEIDYTAEPVRVDATVLTPSFVAQAERSVKAKLEAALGRPVGLTIEQFRVGVGDAEATQLARAQASERATREARAVTQIGEQLSLVAGVPTDRVLVDRDHRRAVVTATPLPGAGLEVYRALEARVAGAAEGWTVELVPPPAVPGGVSFGEDAPDAEGSRAIATAIWAARRLQLPIGVSGAQADVVVAALTEAGVAAEQVGSGNGAVEMRWLAPRVEPAG is encoded by the coding sequence ATGACCACCGAAGCCGCCGACCCGCATCCGCTCCTCCATTGGTGGCGCAACCACGTCATCACCAGCGTCGATCACCGATCGGTGGTGGAGAAGGTGGAGGACGAGGAGGCGTTCGACGGGCGCTATGCCTTCATGATCCTGATGTCGGCGGGGATCGCGGTGCTGGGGCTGTTGCTGTCCTCGCCCGCGGTGATCATCGGCGCGATGCTGATCTCGCCGCTGATGGGGCCGATCATCGGGCTGGGCTTCGGCGTCGCGCTGTTCGACGCGGTCGAGATCCGGCGGGCGCTGGTCGCCATGGTGCTCGGCACGATCATGGCGATCCTGTTCTGCGCGGCGATCGTGTCGATGTCGCCGCTGCAGACGGTGACCAGCGAGCTGGCCGCGCGCACCCGGCCCAATTTGTTCGACCTGCTGGTGGCGCTGTTTTCGGGGCTGGCGGGGGCCTATGCGATGATCCGCGGGCGCGAGGGCGCGATCGTCGGGGTGGCGATCGCCACCGCGCTGATGCCGCCGCTGGCGACCGTCGGCTTTGGCTTGGCGACCGCGAACTGGACGGTGTTCTTCGGCGCGCTGCTGTTGTTCTTCACCAACTTCATGGTGATCGCGCTGTCGGCGGCGATCATGGCGCGGCTATACGGCTTCGGCCCCAGGCTGTCGCCGCGGCAGACCTTGTTCCAGACCGCGGCGATGCTGGCGGTGTTCGCGGCGCTGGCGGTGCCGCTGGGGCTGACGCTGCGCCAGATCGCGTGGGAGACCAACGCCTCGCGCCAGGCGCGCGACATCGTGTCGCAGCAATTCGGCGACAATGCGCGGGTGAGCCAGCTCGAGATCGACTATACCGCCGAGCCGGTGCGCGTCGATGCGACGGTGCTGACGCCGAGCTTCGTCGCGCAGGCCGAGCGGAGCGTGAAGGCGAAGCTCGAGGCGGCGCTGGGGCGGCCGGTGGGGCTGACGATCGAGCAGTTCCGCGTCGGGGTGGGCGATGCCGAGGCGACGCAGCTCGCGCGCGCGCAGGCGAGCGAGCGCGCCACCCGCGAGGCGCGCGCGGTGACCCAGATCGGCGAGCAATTGTCGCTGGTGGCAGGCGTGCCGACCGACCGGGTGCTGGTCGACCGCGACCATCGCCGCGCGGTGGTGACCGCGACGCCGCTGCCGGGGGCGGGGCTCGAAGTGTATCGCGCGCTCGAGGCGCGGGTGGCGGGCGCGGCGGAGGGCTGGACGGTCGAGCTGGTGCCGCCGCCCGCGGTGCCTGGCGGCGTGAGCTTCGGCGAGGATGCGCCCGATGCCGAGGGTAGCCGTGCGATCGCCACCGCGATCTGGGCGGCGCGGCGGCTGCAGCTGCCGATCGGGGTGTCGGGGGCGCAGGCCGATGTGGTGGTGGCGGCGCTGACCGAGGCGGGGGTGGCCGCCGAGCAGGTCGGGTCGGGCAATGGCGCGGTGGAGATGCGCTGGCTCGCGCCGCGGGTGGAGCCGGCGGGGTGA
- a CDS encoding retron St85 family RNA-directed DNA polymerase: MTLTETLLRELRISERELATLVRTAPERYKVYTIPKRTGGTREIAHPASELKTAQRVVVKSYLETLPVHPCATAYRPGASIRQNAERHSHNRAILKYDFTEFFPSITERAWLSYCDENETFGRQDAIMSGRLLFRRPKGGRILRLSIGAPSSPILSNVLMNAFDRAIYDRVTPHKITYTRYADDLTFSAERTWNLKVVDGIIRSVINRLSYPKLTINNKKTILVTPKYHRQITGLVLTLDGRVSLGRDRKRNIRSAIFHYSQGKLDRKAEVKLAGTLAFAKDVEPEFYTRMERVYGKELIDNIKFSVNGYQRDQ; this comes from the coding sequence ATGACATTGACGGAAACACTTCTACGAGAACTCCGGATCAGCGAGCGCGAGCTTGCTACGCTGGTGAGGACCGCACCCGAACGCTACAAAGTGTACACCATCCCGAAGCGCACCGGTGGTACGCGCGAAATTGCTCATCCTGCTTCGGAGCTAAAGACTGCACAGAGAGTTGTCGTCAAATCATATCTTGAAACGCTTCCGGTGCATCCTTGCGCAACCGCTTACCGACCCGGAGCCTCGATCCGACAAAACGCGGAGCGACATAGCCATAATCGCGCCATCCTAAAGTATGACTTTACTGAATTTTTTCCTTCTATAACTGAGCGAGCTTGGCTTTCTTATTGTGACGAAAACGAAACTTTCGGCCGCCAAGATGCTATAATGTCGGGAAGGTTGCTCTTTAGAAGACCGAAGGGCGGACGTATTCTCCGCTTATCAATTGGCGCACCTTCATCGCCGATATTGAGCAATGTGCTCATGAATGCCTTTGATCGTGCAATTTATGACCGGGTTACACCGCACAAAATAACTTATACTCGGTATGCAGACGATCTGACATTTTCCGCCGAACGAACTTGGAATCTTAAGGTTGTCGATGGCATTATTAGATCCGTCATAAATAGACTTTCATATCCTAAATTGACGATCAACAATAAAAAAACAATTTTGGTAACTCCGAAATACCACAGGCAGATTACGGGATTAGTGCTGACGTTGGACGGGCGCGTTTCGCTTGGCAGGGACCGCAAAAGAAATATCAGGTCAGCAATATTTCATTATTCTCAGGGCAAGCTCGACAGGAAGGCCGAAGTGAAGTTGGCCGGCACTCTGGCATTCGCTAAAGACGTAGAACCTGAGTTCTATACGAGAATGGAAAGAGTTTATGGAAAAGAACTGATAGACAATATTAAGTTTTCGGTGAACGGCTATCAGAGAGATCAATAG
- a CDS encoding retron St85 family effector protein: MLTTFCNNVNVGSVRVYPPKRYILLCGGEVSHINDARPLSLRDAYLRGGAIDALKNSEPLQIEEIEDFFDKGAPYVDLVKFELDIAQICELVLLFSESPGSFAELGSFSMLSGISEKLLLVVQSKYLNKSTFITKGPVANLRRDYPKSVFSFADSTVGMASGQIDSVDPNLLVRTLSSPVEQRLQETENRTTLDVTKFNHLCKVYVGLLREAYCLKDDELLLLLSEFGFEVDNELLDRVSFCCSAIRWAASATSGFDRVHFAKLNLNEAAKFEFKEPLLDKTRRRSDFRAYWEENDPDRVAAVDQERQRP, encoded by the coding sequence ATGCTGACTACGTTTTGCAACAACGTGAACGTAGGAAGCGTCCGGGTTTATCCCCCAAAGCGCTACATTTTACTATGCGGCGGCGAAGTGTCGCACATAAATGATGCGCGGCCTCTCTCTTTGCGTGACGCCTATCTTCGCGGCGGAGCGATCGATGCCTTAAAAAACTCTGAGCCACTGCAAATCGAAGAAATTGAAGATTTCTTCGATAAGGGTGCGCCCTATGTCGACCTAGTGAAGTTCGAATTAGATATCGCGCAGATTTGCGAGCTTGTCCTTCTGTTTTCCGAAAGTCCAGGCAGCTTTGCTGAGCTAGGTAGCTTTTCGATGCTTAGCGGCATATCGGAAAAGCTTTTACTGGTTGTTCAAAGCAAATACCTAAACAAATCTACCTTTATAACAAAAGGACCCGTGGCAAATCTTCGCAGAGATTATCCCAAGTCGGTATTCTCGTTTGCGGATAGCACGGTTGGAATGGCTTCCGGTCAGATTGATTCAGTTGATCCTAATTTGCTTGTAAGAACGCTCTCCTCGCCCGTTGAGCAGCGCTTGCAAGAAACGGAAAACAGAACAACTCTTGATGTCACCAAGTTCAACCATCTTTGCAAGGTATATGTTGGCCTGCTGAGGGAAGCATATTGCTTGAAGGACGACGAACTATTATTGCTCTTATCTGAGTTTGGATTTGAGGTCGATAATGAGTTGCTCGATCGGGTATCGTTTTGCTGTTCAGCAATTCGATGGGCAGCGAGCGCAACATCTGGTTTTGACCGGGTGCATTTCGCAAAACTAAATCTGAACGAAGCGGCCAAATTTGAATTTAAAGAACCCCTACTCGATAAAACGCGTCGCCGATCGGATTTCAGAGCATATTGGGAAGAAAACGATCCGGATCGAGTGGCTGCCGTCGATCAGGAGCGCCAACGGCCATGA
- a CDS encoding RsmB/NOP family class I SAM-dependent RNA methyltransferase: protein MTPPARVQAAIDLLDLIIAAAREGGAAADTIIARGFAARRYAGSKDRRAVRNLVYDAIRLCGELPRDGRAAMLALAQRLPGVAAAFDGSTYGPPAINPNEKAAVPGVAPAWLVTALAASGLGEAEQEALLERAPLDIRVNRLLAARDDIVIEGAQPLAFAPDALRLPPDTSVDKHPAYDSGLIEVQDAGSQLVTLACGVAPGMRVIDLCAGAGGKTLALAAAMANQGDLLATDTDRGRLQRLPPRAERAGVTIARTLLLNPGHEAEMLADETARADVVLIDAPCSGTGTWRRNPEARWRLTADRLTKLEATQARLLDLAATLVRPGGAVVYVVCSLLDAEGADQAAAFLERHPGWQATAIDLPAGTRHGAGMRLTPASDSTDGFFVAMLRTT, encoded by the coding sequence ATGACGCCGCCGGCACGCGTCCAGGCCGCGATCGACCTGCTCGACCTCATCATCGCCGCGGCGCGCGAGGGCGGGGCGGCGGCCGATACGATCATCGCGCGCGGATTCGCCGCACGGCGCTATGCCGGGTCGAAGGATCGGCGCGCGGTGCGCAACCTGGTCTATGACGCGATCCGGCTGTGCGGCGAGCTGCCGCGCGACGGGCGCGCGGCGATGCTCGCGCTGGCGCAGCGCCTCCCCGGCGTCGCCGCGGCGTTCGACGGCTCCACCTATGGCCCGCCCGCGATCAACCCCAATGAAAAGGCGGCGGTTCCCGGCGTCGCCCCCGCCTGGCTGGTCACCGCGCTCGCCGCTTCGGGGCTGGGCGAGGCCGAGCAGGAAGCGTTGCTCGAACGCGCCCCGCTCGACATCCGCGTCAACCGGCTGCTCGCCGCGCGCGACGATATCGTGATCGAGGGCGCGCAGCCGCTCGCCTTCGCCCCCGATGCGCTGCGGCTGCCCCCCGACACCTCGGTCGACAAGCATCCCGCCTATGATTCGGGGCTGATCGAGGTGCAGGATGCCGGCAGCCAGCTGGTGACGCTTGCCTGCGGCGTCGCGCCCGGCATGCGCGTGATCGATCTGTGCGCGGGGGCAGGGGGCAAGACGCTCGCGCTCGCCGCCGCCATGGCGAACCAGGGCGATCTGCTCGCCACCGATACCGATCGCGGGCGGCTGCAGCGCCTGCCGCCGCGCGCCGAGCGCGCCGGGGTGACGATCGCGCGCACCTTGCTGCTCAATCCGGGGCATGAGGCCGAGATGCTCGCCGACGAGACCGCGCGCGCCGATGTCGTGCTGATCGACGCGCCCTGTTCGGGCACCGGCACCTGGCGCCGCAATCCCGAGGCGCGCTGGCGGCTCACCGCCGATCGGCTGACCAAGCTCGAGGCGACGCAAGCGCGCCTGCTCGATCTCGCGGCGACCTTGGTGCGGCCCGGCGGCGCGGTGGTGTATGTCGTGTGCTCGTTGCTCGATGCCGAGGGCGCCGACCAGGCCGCCGCCTTCCTCGAACGCCATCCCGGCTGGCAGGCCACGGCGATCGATCTGCCCGCGGGCACCCGCCACGGCGCGGGGATGCGGCTGACGCCGGCATCGGATTCGACCGACGGCTTTTTTGTCGCGATGCTGCGCACCACATGA
- a CDS encoding tetratricopeptide repeat protein codes for MRFTTVTIALSLAAVSISTSLHGQRPDDQIDARSVALVERAKAARAAGNLTGANDLLETALVVDPRNREAFVVLAEVARAQNLPGKAIRLYRETLSLEPNDVAALRGQGEALVQKGAVVKAKENLAKIRTLCKAECGDATRLAAVIAKGPPVTATAAATTTAPAAAAAGKN; via the coding sequence ATGCGGTTCACCACCGTCACCATCGCCCTGTCGCTCGCCGCGGTCAGCATCTCGACCTCGCTCCACGGCCAGCGCCCCGACGACCAGATCGACGCGCGATCGGTGGCCTTGGTCGAACGCGCCAAGGCGGCACGCGCCGCGGGCAATCTGACCGGCGCGAACGACCTGCTCGAAACCGCGCTGGTGGTCGATCCGCGCAACCGCGAGGCCTTTGTCGTGCTGGCCGAGGTCGCGCGCGCGCAGAACCTGCCCGGCAAGGCGATCCGCCTGTACCGCGAGACGCTGTCGCTAGAGCCCAACGACGTGGCGGCCTTGCGCGGCCAGGGCGAGGCGCTGGTGCAGAAGGGCGCGGTGGTGAAGGCAAAGGAAAACCTCGCCAAGATCCGCACGCTCTGCAAGGCGGAATGCGGCGATGCGACGAGGCTGGCCGCGGTGATCGCGAAAGGGCCACCGGTAACGGCAACGGCGGCAGCGACTACGACAGCGCCGGCTGCGGCGGCGGCGGGAAAGAACTAA
- the rsmA gene encoding 16S rRNA (adenine(1518)-N(6)/adenine(1519)-N(6))-dimethyltransferase RsmA → MTVALPPLREVIRAHGLTASKALGQNFLFDQQLLDRIARVPGDLAGAEVLEVGPGPGGLTRSLLAAGARVTAIERDRRCIPALAELGEAYPGQLTVIEGDALAIDHAGLFEGKPHVVANLPYNVGTALFVGWLSAPWTPWWESLTLMFQREVADRIVAQANDDAYGRLAVLAQWRSIPRIAMPVHRSAFTPPPKVMSAVVHVMPGEQPEGVRLRTLETLTAAAFGQRRKMLRASLKGMPGALAAVEGLGIDPTRRAETVSVGEFCAIARVIDAGK, encoded by the coding sequence ATGACGGTGGCCTTGCCGCCGCTGCGCGAGGTGATCCGGGCGCATGGGCTGACCGCGAGCAAGGCGCTGGGGCAGAATTTCCTGTTCGACCAGCAGTTGCTCGACCGGATCGCTCGGGTGCCGGGCGACCTGGCCGGGGCCGAGGTGCTCGAAGTGGGACCTGGCCCTGGCGGGCTTACGCGGTCGCTGCTCGCCGCCGGGGCGCGGGTGACGGCGATCGAGCGCGATCGGCGGTGTATTCCGGCGCTGGCCGAACTGGGCGAAGCATATCCGGGGCAACTGACCGTCATCGAAGGCGATGCGCTGGCGATCGATCATGCGGGGCTGTTCGAGGGCAAACCGCACGTGGTGGCCAACCTGCCCTACAATGTCGGCACCGCGTTGTTCGTCGGGTGGCTGTCCGCCCCCTGGACCCCTTGGTGGGAGAGCCTGACGCTGATGTTCCAGCGCGAGGTGGCCGACCGGATCGTCGCACAGGCCAATGACGACGCCTATGGGCGGCTGGCGGTGCTGGCGCAGTGGCGCAGCATCCCCAGAATCGCGATGCCGGTGCATCGATCGGCCTTCACCCCGCCGCCCAAGGTGATGTCGGCGGTGGTGCATGTCATGCCCGGCGAGCAGCCCGAGGGGGTGCGGCTGCGGACGCTCGAGACGCTGACCGCGGCGGCGTTCGGCCAGCGGCGCAAGATGCTGCGCGCCAGCCTGAAGGGGATGCCGGGGGCGCTGGCGGCGGTCGAGGGGTTGGGGATCGATCCTACGCGGCGGGCGGAGACGGTGAGCGTTGGCGAGTTTTGTGCGATTGCGCGGGTAATCGATGCGGGGAAATAG
- the pdxA gene encoding 4-hydroxythreonine-4-phosphate dehydrogenase PdxA, whose translation MRSSNINNPASPGAMIRPLVVPLGDPAGIGPEIVAKAWAHRQLHGLAPFFAVGDPRSIEQVWDGPVARIAYPDEVAGVFDTALPVLAVHDAGMVTPGTPDGEGARSALESLELAVGLARSGAAGALVTAPVSKTQLYRIGFQHPGQTEFIAERCGVAPENTVMMLAGPTLRVVPVTTHVSLSAVRGLLSIELIVAKARVTARGLTKNFGIERPRLAFAGLNPHAGEDGALGTEEIEIITPAIELLRAEGIDAVGPLAADTMFHARARAGYDAAICCYHDQALIPLKTLHFDEGVNITLGLPIVRTSPDHGTAFGIAGKDCAEPGAMIAAIRMAASAAERRLTRSA comes from the coding sequence ATGCGATCGTCGAATATCAATAACCCCGCGAGCCCCGGCGCGATGATCCGCCCGCTCGTCGTGCCGCTGGGCGATCCCGCCGGGATTGGGCCTGAAATCGTCGCCAAGGCGTGGGCGCATCGGCAGCTGCACGGCCTCGCACCGTTCTTTGCGGTGGGCGATCCGCGATCGATCGAGCAGGTCTGGGACGGCCCGGTGGCGCGAATCGCTTATCCCGACGAGGTGGCGGGCGTATTCGACACCGCGCTGCCGGTGCTGGCGGTGCACGATGCCGGGATGGTGACCCCCGGCACGCCCGATGGCGAGGGCGCACGCAGCGCGCTCGAATCGCTCGAGCTCGCGGTCGGGCTGGCACGATCGGGGGCGGCGGGGGCGCTGGTGACGGCGCCGGTATCGAAGACGCAGCTGTATCGCATCGGCTTCCAGCATCCGGGGCAGACCGAATTCATCGCCGAGCGGTGCGGCGTGGCGCCCGAGAATACGGTGATGATGCTCGCCGGGCCGACGCTGCGCGTGGTGCCGGTGACGACGCATGTCTCGCTGTCGGCGGTGCGTGGGTTGCTGTCGATCGAGCTGATCGTCGCCAAGGCGCGGGTGACGGCGCGCGGGCTGACCAAGAATTTCGGGATCGAGCGGCCGCGGCTCGCCTTTGCCGGGCTCAACCCGCATGCCGGCGAGGACGGCGCGCTGGGCACCGAGGAGATCGAGATCATCACCCCGGCGATCGAGCTGCTACGCGCCGAAGGGATCGACGCGGTCGGACCGCTTGCCGCCGACACGATGTTCCATGCCCGGGCGCGCGCTGGGTATGATGCGGCGATCTGTTGCTATCACGACCAGGCGCTGATCCCGCTGAAGACGCTGCATTTCGACGAGGGGGTGAACATCACGCTGGGGCTGCCGATCGTGCGGACTTCGCCCGACCATGGCACCGCGTTCGGGATTGCTGGGAAGGACTGTGCCGAGCCCGGCGCGATGATCGCGGCGATCCGGATGGCGGCGAGTGCTGCCGAACGTCGTCTGACCCGCAGCGCATGA
- a CDS encoding peptidylprolyl isomerase, giving the protein MKRLGAFAAATMLAGIAAAQTVSDPQAGAGQDTPATNLNLPSNLQVFGKVDPNIRKATAIVNETVITGTDVDQRLAMITGLRGVQVSDAERDQLRLQVLRAIIDETLQIQAAANEDIKVAPAEIEQSFTRVSRNFQRTPEQMKAFLEQIGSSERSLRRQIEGELAWTRLLRRQVEPFISVGEEEVKAIIARLEAAKGTEEAHLKEIYLSATPDRAAEVLENGRKMIEQMRGGAPFEYFARNFSEATTKAVEGDLGWINPAVLPDQLAAAAKTMQVGQIAGPIAIPGGYSILYMVDKRQVLTADPRDARLSLRQMSVKFSTALTQEQIQARAAEFAQVTQKIQGCGNVNAVAQQIGAEVVDNDAIRIRELPAQLQDLMINLQVGQATPPFGSPTEGVRVLVLCGRDDPATANAPNPEQIQAGLEQERVNLRAQRMLRDLRRDAIVEYQ; this is encoded by the coding sequence ATGAAGCGCCTCGGCGCATTTGCCGCCGCCACGATGCTCGCGGGGATCGCCGCTGCGCAGACGGTGAGCGATCCACAGGCGGGAGCCGGGCAGGACACGCCGGCAACCAACCTGAACCTGCCGAGCAATCTGCAGGTGTTCGGCAAGGTCGATCCCAACATCCGCAAGGCGACCGCGATCGTCAACGAAACCGTGATCACCGGCACCGACGTCGATCAGCGCCTCGCGATGATCACCGGGCTTCGCGGCGTACAGGTAAGCGATGCCGAGCGCGATCAGTTGCGGCTGCAGGTGCTGCGCGCGATTATCGACGAGACGCTGCAAATCCAGGCCGCGGCCAACGAAGACATCAAGGTCGCGCCCGCCGAGATCGAACAGAGCTTCACGCGGGTGTCGCGCAATTTCCAGCGCACGCCCGAACAGATGAAGGCGTTTCTCGAACAGATCGGTTCGTCCGAGCGGTCGCTGCGGCGGCAGATCGAGGGCGAGCTCGCCTGGACGCGGCTGCTGCGCCGCCAGGTCGAGCCCTTTATCAGTGTCGGCGAGGAAGAGGTGAAGGCGATCATCGCGCGCCTCGAGGCCGCCAAGGGGACCGAGGAAGCGCATCTGAAGGAAATCTACCTCAGCGCCACCCCCGATCGCGCGGCTGAAGTGCTCGAAAACGGTCGCAAGATGATCGAACAGATGCGCGGTGGCGCGCCGTTCGAGTATTTTGCGCGCAATTTCTCCGAGGCGACGACCAAGGCGGTCGAGGGTGATCTGGGCTGGATCAATCCCGCCGTGCTCCCCGATCAGCTGGCGGCGGCCGCCAAGACGATGCAGGTCGGCCAGATCGCTGGCCCGATCGCGATCCCCGGGGGCTATTCGATCCTGTACATGGTCGACAAGCGTCAGGTGCTGACCGCCGACCCGCGCGACGCGCGGCTCAGCCTGCGGCAGATGTCGGTGAAGTTCTCCACCGCGCTCACCCAGGAGCAGATCCAGGCGCGGGCCGCCGAGTTCGCGCAGGTGACGCAGAAGATCCAAGGCTGCGGCAACGTCAACGCGGTAGCGCAGCAGATCGGCGCCGAAGTGGTCGACAACGACGCGATCCGCATTCGCGAGCTGCCCGCGCAGCTGCAGGACCTGATGATCAACCTGCAGGTAGGCCAGGCAACGCCGCCGTTCGGTTCGCCGACCGAAGGCGTACGCGTGCTGGTGCTGTGCGGTCGTGACGATCCCGCCACCGCCAATGCGCCCAACCCCGAGCAGATCCAGGCAGGGCTCGAGCAGGAGCGCGTGAACCTGCGCGCCCAGCGGATGCTGCGCGATCTTCGCCGCGATGCGATCGTCGAATATCAATAA
- a CDS encoding LPS-assembly protein LptD — translation MKRLALLRTAALPLSLGLAVAAQAQAQAQDLQDRATPPPAPEQTGADPRNEDEIDFSADLLEYNTDGDVVDASGDVRLSRQGERLRADKVTWNRTTGQVVAEGNIAVTNPQGDIAYGDRIELTDSLRDGVVQNMLVVLEQGGRLAAERGVREQGGIIRVTRAAYTPCTVTTAANCPKEPSWKINAREVTYDPARSRVRYKGARITLLGLTLPLPSFSHTIGGKSAAGVLAPEIRYGRVNGLEFALPYHFEMGPNRDLTITPRVFTGSLPMLQADYRELNSLGAFRINAYGTYSRRSDDLIVTDVPATSENAFRGYVDASGRAQFTPEWSAYASIRVATDRTFLRRYDISRDDRLRSNVGVMRITPDSYFAINGWAVQSLRLDGTGTAQPLALPEIDYRKRIEDGVLGGRFTFQLNSLAIGRKSGQDTQRAFASALWELRRVTTLGQEVTFSALARADVYNTQDTLLTSVVSYRGDEGFSARAIGAAAVDVKWPFIGEALGGTQRFTPRVQMVVAPHVENLSIPNEDARAVDLEDSNLFALNRFPGYDRFEDSTRFTYGLDYALDLPGIAINANVGQSYRLTDRSVLFPDGTGLNDRWSDFVGRTEIRFRQFVSLTHRYRIDKDGLALRRNEIDATIGSRQTYAQIGYLRLNRDIGIELEDLRDREEARVAGRVAFARLWSVFGSATVDLTDRSEDPLSLSDGFDPVRHRIGVEYEDDCLRLGVAWRRDYTDIGDARRGNSFLLTLALTNLGR, via the coding sequence GTGAAGCGCCTGGCCCTGTTGCGTACCGCCGCGCTGCCGCTCTCGCTCGGCCTTGCGGTCGCGGCGCAGGCGCAGGCGCAGGCGCAGGATCTGCAGGATCGCGCCACCCCGCCGCCCGCCCCCGAGCAGACCGGCGCCGACCCGCGCAACGAAGACGAAATCGATTTCAGCGCCGATCTGCTCGAATATAATACCGATGGCGACGTCGTCGATGCCAGCGGCGACGTCCGGCTGTCGCGCCAGGGCGAACGGTTGCGCGCCGACAAGGTCACCTGGAACCGCACCACCGGCCAGGTCGTCGCCGAAGGCAATATCGCGGTCACCAACCCGCAGGGCGACATCGCCTATGGCGACCGGATCGAGCTGACCGACAGCCTGCGCGACGGCGTGGTGCAGAACATGCTGGTGGTTCTCGAACAGGGCGGGAGGCTTGCCGCTGAACGCGGTGTGCGCGAGCAAGGCGGCATCATCCGCGTGACACGCGCGGCCTATACCCCCTGCACCGTCACCACCGCCGCGAACTGCCCCAAGGAACCGAGCTGGAAGATCAATGCGCGCGAGGTGACCTACGACCCTGCCCGCAGCCGGGTGCGCTACAAGGGCGCGCGGATCACCCTGCTCGGCCTCACTCTGCCGCTGCCCAGCTTCTCGCACACGATCGGCGGCAAGAGCGCGGCAGGCGTGCTCGCCCCCGAAATCCGCTATGGCCGAGTCAACGGGCTCGAATTCGCGCTGCCCTATCATTTCGAAATGGGCCCCAATCGCGACCTGACGATCACCCCGCGGGTGTTCACCGGATCGCTGCCGATGCTCCAAGCCGATTATCGCGAACTCAACAGCCTCGGCGCGTTCCGCATCAATGCCTATGGCACCTATAGCCGGCGCAGCGACGACTTGATCGTCACCGACGTGCCGGCCACCAGCGAGAACGCGTTTCGCGGCTATGTCGATGCTTCGGGCCGCGCGCAATTCACCCCCGAATGGAGCGCCTATGCCTCGATCCGGGTAGCCACCGATCGCACTTTCCTGCGGCGCTACGACATTTCGCGCGACGACCGGCTGCGCAGCAATGTCGGGGTGATGCGGATCACCCCCGACAGCTATTTCGCCATCAATGGCTGGGCGGTGCAGTCGCTCCGGCTCGACGGTACCGGCACCGCGCAGCCGCTGGCGCTGCCCGAGATCGATTATCGCAAGCGGATAGAGGACGGCGTGCTCGGCGGCCGCTTCACCTTCCAGCTCAACAGCCTCGCGATCGGTCGCAAATCGGGCCAGGACACCCAGCGCGCCTTTGCCTCGGCGCTGTGGGAATTGCGCCGGGTGACGACACTCGGCCAGGAAGTCACCTTCAGCGCGCTTGCCCGTGCCGATGTGTACAACACCCAGGATACGCTGCTGACCAGCGTCGTGTCGTATCGCGGCGACGAAGGCTTTTCGGCGCGCGCGATCGGCGCCGCCGCGGTCGACGTCAAATGGCCGTTCATCGGCGAGGCGCTGGGGGGCACGCAGCGCTTTACGCCGCGCGTACAGATGGTGGTGGCGCCGCATGTCGAAAATCTGTCGATCCCCAACGAAGATGCACGCGCGGTCGACCTCGAGGATTCGAACCTCTTCGCGCTCAATCGCTTCCCCGGCTATGATCGGTTCGAGGATTCGACGCGGTTTACCTACGGGCTCGACTATGCGCTCGACCTGCCGGGGATCGCGATCAATGCCAATGTCGGGCAAAGCTATCGCCTGACCGACCGGTCCGTCTTGTTTCCCGACGGGACCGGGCTCAACGATCGCTGGTCCGATTTCGTCGGCCGCACCGAAATCCGCTTTCGCCAGTTCGTCAGCCTCACCCACCGCTATCGCATCGACAAGGACGGGCTCGCGCTCCGCCGCAACGAGATCGACGCGACGATCGGTTCGCGCCAGACCTATGCCCAGATCGGCTATCTCCGCCTGAACCGCGATATCGGGATCGAGCTGGAGGATCTGCGCGATCGCGAGGAAGCGCGCGTCGCGGGGCGGGTGGCGTTCGCGCGGCTGTGGTCGGTCTTCGGTTCGGCAACGGTCGACCTCACCGATCGTAGCGAGGACCCGCTGTCGTTGTCGGACGGGTTCGATCCCGTTCGCCATCGGATCGGGGTCGAATATGAGGACGATTGCCTGCGGCTCGGCGTCGCGTGGCGCCGCGACTATACCGATATCGGCGACGCACGGCGTGGGAACAGCTTCCTGCTGACGCTGGCATTGACGAACCTGGGGCGCTAA